A stretch of the Xiphophorus couchianus chromosome 15, X_couchianus-1.0, whole genome shotgun sequence genome encodes the following:
- the pnocb gene encoding prepronociceptin b: MKIPVWCLVVLLGCFFTPARCDCQGECVACGLLLQQQQLEEAFDTIVCLLECEGHVSTSLTWEVCRRAVKLSHQPTLAEGGALFKRAGEEPDLNAESAAAQQLPEQDQDETPWDNERSVQYDSSPLGSSEEGGSLRGLDVRLTEEEAQQRRERGSESDGQLEGDASSEGVTLSKRFGGFQRGRHGYRKLIGSPARGLQKRYGGFIGVRKSARQWNSPKWMNVNQQLRYRSSSRSGRPGTGGLPTNRRWRQSKL; this comes from the exons ATGAAGATCCCCGTgtggtgcctggtggttctgctgGGATGTTTCTTCACCCCCGCGCGCTGTGACTGTCAGGGGGAATGCGTGGCCTGTGGGCTGCTCTTACAGCAGCAACAGCTGGAAGAAGCCTTCGATACCATA GTGTGTCTGTTGGAGTGTGAGGGTCATGTCTCCACTTCGCTAACATGGGAAGTGTGCAGACGCGCCGTAAAGCTGTCGCACCAGCCCACACTAGCAGAAGGGGGCGCTCTGTTCAAGAGAGCCGGGGAGGAGCCGGACCTGAACGCCGAGTCGGCGGCAGCTCAGCAGCTCCCGGAGCAGGACCAGGACGAGACGCCGTGGGACAACGAGCGCAGCGTCCAGTATGACTCCTCCCCGCTGGGCTCCTCGGAGGAGGGCGGGAGCCTGCGGGGCCTGGATGTCCGTCTGACCGAGGAGGAGGCCCAGCAGAGGAGGGAGCGGGGCTCCGAGAGCGACGGCCAGCTGGAAGGGGACGCCAGCTCCGAGGGCGTCACCTTATCCAAGCGCTTCGGCGGCTTCCAGAGGGGGCGCCACGGGTACAGGAAGCTGATCGGCTCCCCAGCCAGGGGCCTGCAGAAGCGCTACGGGGGGTTCATCGGCGTCCGCAAATCCGCCCGCCAATGGAACAGTCCGAAGTGGATGAACGTGAACCAGCAGCTGCGGTACAGGAGCAGCAGCCGCAGCGGCCGGCCCGGTACCGGCGGCCTCCCCACGAACCGGCGCTGGAGGCAAAGCAAACTGTGA